In Helianthus annuus cultivar XRQ/B chromosome 8, HanXRQr2.0-SUNRISE, whole genome shotgun sequence, a single genomic region encodes these proteins:
- the LOC110872625 gene encoding protein HESO1 isoform X1: MSVISLSFCVTGGLKMNSSHSLAATLNDILQVVNPTEGDWAKRFQIINDLQSVVQTVDILRGATVEPFGSFVSNLFTRWGDLDISIELPNGSYIPTAGKKLKQTLLLDVLKALKSLSGFHGIKYISHARVPILKCNSNNGNISCDISINNLSGQMKSKLLFWINGIDDRFRDMVLIVKEWAKAHGINDPKTGTFNSYSLSLLIIFHFQTCEPAILPPLSEIYPGNMAGDLFGVRAIAEKNIEDICSVNINRIKSNRSRVINRSSLADLFISFLAKFCDINTKALTQGISPYNGQWEDIDTNMIWQPKTYALFIEDPFEQPANCARAVGQRNLHKITQAFQTSYQKLSTNQTHPLTVLVRPEVLSIVTRSQHAGPGMNQLRLHPQGRTNQAGILRGPTGPHLQTYNGNQYQNRNGGSHSQTHRGAHGPTQAQQRYPSQNSSNKRVNQRPLQGSQSTSESQSQDEVVSNNDTPKRNPNNGYSSQNPQGQRWRVRSERNE, translated from the exons ATGTCTG TCATATCTCTCAGCTTCTGTGTTACTGGCGGCTTGAAGATGAATTCTAGTCATTCATTAGCGGCTACTCTCAACGATATTCTTCAAGTTGTCAATCCCACAGAGGGTGATTGGGCAAAACGATTTCAAATTATTAATGATCTTCAGTCGGTTGTTCAAACTGTGGATATTCTTAGAG GTGCCACAGTGGAGCCGTTCGGTTCATTTGTGTCTAACCTCTTTACAAGATGGGGCGATTTAGATATCTCGATCGAGTTACCAAACGGCTCGTACATTCCTACTGCCGGGAAAAAACTCAAGCAAACGTTATTATTAGACGTTTTAAAAGCTTTGAAAAGTTTAA GTGGATTTCATGGGATAAAATATATCTCCCATGCAAGAGTGCCTATCCTAAAATGTAATAGCAACAACGGAAATATTTCGTGTGACATATCTATAAACAATTTGAGCGGTCAAATGAAGTCAAAGTTGTTGTTTTGGATAAATGGGATTGATGATCGTTTCCGTGACATGGTTCTAATT GTTAAAGAATGGGCAAAGGCACATGGTATTAACGATCCCAAAACCGGAACCTTCAATTCTTATTCGCTTAGTTTACTCATAATATTCCATTTTCAg ACTTGTGAACCTGCTATTTTACCACCACTTAGTGAAATTTACCCCGGAAACATGGCTGGTGACCTTTTTG GCGTAAGAGCTATTGCGGAGAAAAATATCGAAGACATATGTAGCGTGAACATTAACAGGATTAAATCCAATAGGTCGAGAGTGATTAATAGAAGCTCGTTGGCTGATCTCTTTATTTCATTTCTTGCGAAA TTTTGCGACATTAATACAAAGGCTTTGACACAAGGGATTAGTCCATATAATGGACAATGGGAAGACATTGATACTAACATGATATGGCAACCTAAAACTTACGCGTTATTT ATCGAGGACCCATTCGAGCAACCAGCGAATTGTGCAAGGGCTGTTGGGCAACGAAACCttcataaaatcacacaagcaTTTCAAACTAGCTATCAGAAGCTATCTACCAACCAAACGCACCCGCTTACTGTTCTCGTTAGGCCAGAAGTATTGAGCATCGTTACTAGATCTCAACACGCAGGCCCGGGTATGAATCAATTACGACTTCATCCTCAGGGTCGCACAAATCAGGCTGGGATCCTTAGGGGCCCAACCGGGCCCCATTTGCAGACTTACAACGGTAATCAATACCAAAATAGGAACGGTGGTTCACATTCACAGACTCATAGAGGTGCACATGGTCCCACACAAGCGCAACAACGATATCCGTCTCAAAACAGTTCAAACAAGAGGGTCAATCAGAGACCTTTGCAgggaagtcaaagtacaagtgaaagtcaaagtcaagacgAGGTGGTTTCTAACAATGACACGCCTAAGAGGAACCCGAACAATGGGTATTCCTCTCAAAATCCACAGGGTCAGAGATGGAGGGTAAGATCGGAGAGAAATGAGTAG
- the LOC110872625 gene encoding protein HESO1 isoform X2: protein MNSSHSLAATLNDILQVVNPTEGDWAKRFQIINDLQSVVQTVDILRGATVEPFGSFVSNLFTRWGDLDISIELPNGSYIPTAGKKLKQTLLLDVLKALKSLSGFHGIKYISHARVPILKCNSNNGNISCDISINNLSGQMKSKLLFWINGIDDRFRDMVLIVKEWAKAHGINDPKTGTFNSYSLSLLIIFHFQTCEPAILPPLSEIYPGNMAGDLFGVRAIAEKNIEDICSVNINRIKSNRSRVINRSSLADLFISFLAKFCDINTKALTQGISPYNGQWEDIDTNMIWQPKTYALFIEDPFEQPANCARAVGQRNLHKITQAFQTSYQKLSTNQTHPLTVLVRPEVLSIVTRSQHAGPGMNQLRLHPQGRTNQAGILRGPTGPHLQTYNGNQYQNRNGGSHSQTHRGAHGPTQAQQRYPSQNSSNKRVNQRPLQGSQSTSESQSQDEVVSNNDTPKRNPNNGYSSQNPQGQRWRVRSERNE from the exons ATGAATTCTAGTCATTCATTAGCGGCTACTCTCAACGATATTCTTCAAGTTGTCAATCCCACAGAGGGTGATTGGGCAAAACGATTTCAAATTATTAATGATCTTCAGTCGGTTGTTCAAACTGTGGATATTCTTAGAG GTGCCACAGTGGAGCCGTTCGGTTCATTTGTGTCTAACCTCTTTACAAGATGGGGCGATTTAGATATCTCGATCGAGTTACCAAACGGCTCGTACATTCCTACTGCCGGGAAAAAACTCAAGCAAACGTTATTATTAGACGTTTTAAAAGCTTTGAAAAGTTTAA GTGGATTTCATGGGATAAAATATATCTCCCATGCAAGAGTGCCTATCCTAAAATGTAATAGCAACAACGGAAATATTTCGTGTGACATATCTATAAACAATTTGAGCGGTCAAATGAAGTCAAAGTTGTTGTTTTGGATAAATGGGATTGATGATCGTTTCCGTGACATGGTTCTAATT GTTAAAGAATGGGCAAAGGCACATGGTATTAACGATCCCAAAACCGGAACCTTCAATTCTTATTCGCTTAGTTTACTCATAATATTCCATTTTCAg ACTTGTGAACCTGCTATTTTACCACCACTTAGTGAAATTTACCCCGGAAACATGGCTGGTGACCTTTTTG GCGTAAGAGCTATTGCGGAGAAAAATATCGAAGACATATGTAGCGTGAACATTAACAGGATTAAATCCAATAGGTCGAGAGTGATTAATAGAAGCTCGTTGGCTGATCTCTTTATTTCATTTCTTGCGAAA TTTTGCGACATTAATACAAAGGCTTTGACACAAGGGATTAGTCCATATAATGGACAATGGGAAGACATTGATACTAACATGATATGGCAACCTAAAACTTACGCGTTATTT ATCGAGGACCCATTCGAGCAACCAGCGAATTGTGCAAGGGCTGTTGGGCAACGAAACCttcataaaatcacacaagcaTTTCAAACTAGCTATCAGAAGCTATCTACCAACCAAACGCACCCGCTTACTGTTCTCGTTAGGCCAGAAGTATTGAGCATCGTTACTAGATCTCAACACGCAGGCCCGGGTATGAATCAATTACGACTTCATCCTCAGGGTCGCACAAATCAGGCTGGGATCCTTAGGGGCCCAACCGGGCCCCATTTGCAGACTTACAACGGTAATCAATACCAAAATAGGAACGGTGGTTCACATTCACAGACTCATAGAGGTGCACATGGTCCCACACAAGCGCAACAACGATATCCGTCTCAAAACAGTTCAAACAAGAGGGTCAATCAGAGACCTTTGCAgggaagtcaaagtacaagtgaaagtcaaagtcaagacgAGGTGGTTTCTAACAATGACACGCCTAAGAGGAACCCGAACAATGGGTATTCCTCTCAAAATCCACAGGGTCAGAGATGGAGGGTAAGATCGGAGAGAAATGAGTAG
- the LOC110872626 gene encoding probable methyltransferase PMT11: MKGFDLYKSSILVKSVGFVFLVIAFFYIGKRWSGYNYEQVIFFNSNSNALPKTLTVSISPNSNKTVDIIPLINNTIEEQTLEDHSLAPVPVPQPHSLTRSPPPPPPPPAVQRMGLVDENGVMRNDFEVGEFDPDVLEKWNNETDAMNVDDGVRVRVGIVRKFGKCPASMREYIPCLDNVEAVKRLKSTKKGEKFERHCPEKDKELNCLVPAPKGYKAPIPWPRSRDEVWFSNVPHAQLAEYKGGQNWIVVNKDKFRFPGGGTQFIHGADQYIDQISKMIPEIAFGHHTRVVLDVGCGVASFGAYLTSRDVLTLSVAPKDVHENQIQFALERGVPAMVAAFATRRLLYPSQAFDLIHCSRCRVNWTRDDGILLLEVNRLLRAGGYFVWAAQPVYKHEPLLEQQWEEMMNLTNRLCWNLVKKEGYIAIWQKPLDNDCYLTRDSETQPPLCDNQDNPDNVWYVDLKPCITPLPEDKSGANVTTWPARLHVPPARLQTITFDAFISRNDLFKAESKYWKEIIDGYVRSMHWKKFKLRNVMDMRAGFGGFAAALIDNQLDCWVMNVVPVSGPNTLPVIYDRGLLGVMHDWCEPFDTYPRTYDLLHAAGLFSVEQKRCGISSIMLEMNRILRPGGRVYIRDSVSVMDELQEIGKAIGWRVTIRDTAEGPHASYRVMVCDKRLK, from the exons ATGAAGGGATTCGATCTGTATAAATCTTCAATTCTGGTAAAATCTGTTGGATTTGTGTTTCTAGTTATAGCTTTCTTTTACATAGGTAAACGCTGGTCCGGTTATAATTATGAACAAGTTATTTTCTTCAATTCTAACTCAAATGCACTTCCCAAAACCCTAACAGTCTCAATTTCCCCAAATTCCAATAAAACGGTAGATATTATTCCTCTAATTAACAATACAATTGAAGAACAAACCCTAGAAGATCACTCATTAGCTCCGGTTCCGGTTCCGCAACCGCATTCGCTTACGCGGTCGCCTCCACCGCCGCCACCGCCTCCGGCGGTGCAGCGGATGGGGCTGGTGGATGAGAATGGGGTGATGAGGAATGATTTTGAGGTAGGGGAGTTTGATCCAGATGTGTTGGAGAAGTGGAACAACGAGACGGATGCGATGAATGTTGACGATGGAGTTAGGGTTAGGGTTGGGATAGTGCGGAAGTTTGGAAAGTGTCCGGCGAGTATGAGGGAGTATATACCGTGTTTGGACAACGTGGAAGCGGTTAAGAGATTGAAATCGACGAAGAAAGGGGAAAAGTTCGAGCGACATTGCCCTGAGAAAGATAAGGAGTTGAATTGTTTGGTACCGGCGCCCAAGGGTTATAAAGCTCCAATCCCGTGGCCGAGAAGTCGCGATGAG GTGTGGTTTAGCAACGTTCCACACGCACAGTTAGCTGAATATAAGGGTGGTCAAAATTGGATCGTTGTAAATAAGGATAAATTCAGGTTTCCTGGAGGTGGCACACAGTTCATACATGGAGCCGATCAGTACATAGATCAGATTTCAAAG ATGATTCCGGAGATTGCATTTGGGCATCATACTCGTGTAGTTTTAGATGTTGGATGTGGTGTTGCAAGTTTTGGTGCGTATTTAACGTCAAGAGATGTACTCACTTTATCTGTAGCTCCAAAAGATGTGCACGAGAATCAGATTCAGTTTGCACTTGAGCGTGGTGTGCCTGCAATGGTGGCTGCTTTTGCAACAAGACGGTTGCTTTATCCAAGCCAGGCTTTTGATTTGATTCATTGTTCACGATGTAGAGTTAATTGGACTCGTGATG ATGGGATTTTGCTGCTTGAGGTCAACAGATTGCTTCGGGCAGGTGGTTATTTTGTCTGGGCAGCGCAACCAGTTTATAAGCATGAACCACTCCTAGAACAACAATGGGAAG AGATGATGAACCTTACGAATCGCCTTTGTTGGAACCTTGTGAAGAAAGAGGGATACATTGCAATATGGCAGAAACCCCTCGACAACGATTGCTATTTAACCCGTGATTCCGAGACCCAACCCCCGTTATGTGATAACCAGGATAACCCAGACAATGTTTG GTATGTTGATTTGAAACCATGTATCACCCCTCTCCCTGAGGATAAATCTGGAGCAAACGTCACCACATGGCCCGCACGATTGCATGTTCCGCCTGCAAGACTCCAAACCATAACTTTTGATGCATTTATATCTAGAAATGATTTGTTTAAAGCCGAATCAAAATATTGGAAAGAAATAATCGATGGTTATGTCCGGTCTATGCATTGGAAAAAATTTAAACTCAGAAATGTGATGGACATGCGAGCTGGATTTGGAGG ATTTGCAGCAGCCTTGATTGATAATCAACTAGATTGTTGGGTTATGAATGTTGTTCCTGTTAGCGGTCCAAACACCTTGCCTGTTATTTACGACCGAGGACTTCTAGGCGTTATGCATGATTG GTGTGAACCGTTTGATACGTACCCAAGAACCTATGATCTCTTGCATGCAGCGGGTCTGTTTTCAGTTGAACAAAAAAg ATGCGGTATTTCAAGTATCATGCTTGAGATGAACAGAATATTGAGACCTGGGGGGCGTGTGTACATTCGTGATTCTGTGTCGGTGATGGATGAACTTCAAGAAATCGGGAAGGCGATTGGTTGGCGTGTAACCATAAGGGATACAGCTGAAGGGCCTCATGCAAGTTACAGAGTCATGGTATGCGATAAACGCCTCAAGTAA